From one Nothobranchius furzeri strain GRZ-AD chromosome 2, NfurGRZ-RIMD1, whole genome shotgun sequence genomic stretch:
- the LOC107377523 gene encoding protein c-Fos produces MMFTAFNTECDSSSRCSTASPCGDNPGYYPSPAGSYSSIESPQSQDYTELTASSASFIPTVTAISTSPDLQWMVQPLVSSVAPSHRAHPYSSSSPSPAYTSTAMKSASKVSKRGRVEQLSIEEEEKRRIRRERNKQAAAKCRNRRRELTDTLQAETDQLEDEKSVLQNDIANLLKEKERLEFILAAHQPICKIPSELDTDFHLSSISPVHSSIPSSQPVKSAVTSSQPTFTSASNSLFSSSTPILSTTTISNSTVKMTDLDSSVLEESLDLLAKTEMETARSVPEVDLPSSLYTSQDWEPLHSSANNADFEPLCTPVVTCTPACTTHTSSFMFTFPEAETFPSCGVAHRRGSSSNDQSSDSLNSPTLLAL; encoded by the exons ATGATGTTCACCGCTTTCAACACGGAGTGCGACTCTTCCTCCCGGTGCAGCACCGCGTCCCCGTGCGGGGACAATCCTGGATACTACCCGTCACCGGCGGGGTCTTATTCCAGCATAGAATCTCCACAATCTCAG GATTATACTGAACTGACAGCATCAAGTGCCTCCTTCATACCCACAGTCACAGCCATCTCCACAAGCCCTGATCTGCAGTGGATGGTGCAGCCTCTGGTCTCCTCCGTGGCCCCCTCTCACAGAGCTCACCCCTACAGCTCCAGCAGCCCCAGCCCAGCCTACACCAGCACAGCTATGAAGTCTGCATCCAAGGTTTCCAAGAGAGGCAGAGTGGAACAG TTGAGCattgaggaggaggagaaaagaaGAATTCGCAGAGAGAGAAACAAGCAGGCAGCAGCTAAATGCCGCAACAGGAGGCGAGAGCTTACAGACACCCTCCAAGCT GAAACTGATCAGCTGGAGGATGAGAAGTCTGTCCTGCAGAATGACATTGCCAACCTGCTGAAGGAGAAGGAGAGGCTTGAGTTCATTCTGGCCGCCCACCAGCCAATCTGCAAAATCCCCTCAGAGCTGGACACAGACTTCCACCTGTCTTCCATCTCTCCTGTCCACTCCTCCATCCCCTCTTCCCAGCCTGTAAAGTCCGCCGTCACTTCTAGTCAGCCAACTTTCACCTCAGCCTCCAATTCCCTCTTCTCCAGCAGCACCCCCATCCTCTCCACCACAACCATTTCCAACAGCACAGTCAAGATGACCGACCTGGACTCGTCTGTCCTGGAGGAGTCTCTCGACCTGCTGGCAAAGACGGAGATGGAGACGGCTCGTTCAGTCCCCGAGGTCGACCTGCCCAGCTCCCTTTACACAAGTCAGGACTGGGAGCCCCTCCACAGCTCAGCCAATAATGCTGACTTTGAGCCTCTGTGCACACCTGTCGTGACCTGCACTCCAGCATGCACCACCCACACGTCTTCATTCATGTTTACCTTCCCAGAGGCTGAGACCTTCCCCTCTTGTGGCGTCGCTCACAGGAGAGGAAGCAGCAGCAACGACCAGTCCTCCGACTCGCTCAACTCCCCAACCCTGCTGGCCCTTTAA
- the tmed10 gene encoding transmembrane emp24 domain-containing protein 10: protein MVAMARFAALLLLPVLVESVFSISFFLPVNSRKCLREEIHKDVLVTGEYEIGEQANTKTNLKITDSSSHILYSKDDATKGKFAFTTEDYDMFEVCFESKSPMGTGRVPDQLVNLDMKHGVEAKNYEEIAKVEKLKPLEVELRRLEDLSESIVNDFAYMKKREEEMRDTNESTNTRVLYFSIFSMCCLIGLATWQVFYLRRFFKAKKLIE, encoded by the exons ATGGTAGCCATGGCCCGATTTGCTGCGCTACTGCTGCTACCGGTTCTCGTTGAATCGGTCTTTTCAATCTCATTCTTTTTACCGGTCAATTCCAGAAAGTGTTTACGAGAAGAGATCCATAAAGACGTCCTGGTCACGGGAGAGTATGAAATTGGCGAACAGGCGAACACAAAAACTAATCTGAAG ATCACAGACTCTTCCAGCCACATTCTTTACTCCAAGGATGACGCCACAAAGGGAAAGTTTGCCTTCACCACAGAGGACTATGACATGTTTGAAGTTTGCTTCGAAAGCAAATCACCAATGG GAACTGGAAGAGTACCCGACCAGTTGGTCAATCTGGACATGAAGCACGGTGTTGAGGCCAAAAACTATGAAGAG ATTGCAAAAGTGGAAAAACTGAAGCCTCTGGAGGTTGAGCTGAGGCGGCTGGAGGACCTGTCAGAATCCATCGTGAATGACTTTGCTTACATGAAGAAGAGGGAAGAGGAGATGCGGGACACCAACG AGTCCACAAACACACGCGTGTTGTACTTCAGTATATTCTCCATGTGCTGTCTCATCGGACTGGCCACATGGCAGGTCTTCTACTTGCGGCGCTTCTTCAAGGCAAAGAAGCTGATCGAGTAG
- the eif2b2 gene encoding translation initiation factor eIF2B subunit beta, with translation MPGPYKETDLTERVEAFLSDLKRGGSGTGPLRGSAETARETTALLRKITAQARWSSAGDLMEIIRKEGRRMTAAQPSETTVGNMVRRVLKIIREEYARSRGSSEEADQQESLHKLLTSGGLSEENFRHHFAPLKANVIEAINELLTELEGTTDNIAMQALEHIHSNEVIMTIGRSRTVEAFLKDAARKRKFHVIVAECAPFCQGHEMATSLSKAGIETTVIADAAIFAVMSRVNKVIIGTQTVLANGGLRAVNGTHTLALAAKHHSTPLIVCAPMFKLSPQFPNEEDTFHKFVSPHEVLPFTEGEILSKVNVHCPVFDYVPPELITLFISNIGGHAPSYIYRLMSELYHPEDHEL, from the exons ATGCCGGGCCCGTACAAAGAAACGGACCTGACGGAGAGGGTCGAAGCTTTCCTGTCGGACCTGAAGCGGGGAGGCAGCGGAACCGGACCTCTGAGAGGTTCGGCTGAAACGGCCAGAGAAACGACGGCGCTACTCCGCAAAATTACCGCCCAGGCTCGGTGGAGCAGCGCAG GTGATCTCATGGAGATCATCCGTAAAGAGGGCAGGAGAATGACCGCTGCTCAGCCTTCAGAGACCACCGTTGGTAACATGGTCAGAAGGGTGCTGAAGATCATCAGAGAGGAATACGCCAG ATCTCGAGGTAGCAGTGAAGAAGCAGACCAACAGGAGTCGCTCCACAAGCTCTTGACCTCTGGAGGACTCAGCGAGGAGAACTTCAGGCATCATTTTGCTCCTCTTAAAGCTAACGTCATCGAGGCCATCAACGAGTTGCTGACGGAGCTGG AGGGAACGACTGACAACATTGCGATGCAGGCACTGGAACACATTCACTCCAACGAGGTCATCATGACAATCGGGCGCTCTCGCACCGTAGAGGCCTTCCTCAAAGACGCTGCGCGGAAACGCAAGTTCCATGTCATCGTAGCAGAGTGTGCACCCTTCTGCCAG GGACATGAAATGGCCACCAGCCTATCAAAAGCGGGCATAGAAACAACCGTGATTGCAGATGCGGCCATATTTGCGGTCATGTCTCGAGTTAATAAG GTCATCATCGGTACTCAGACAGTCCTAGCAAATGGTGGTTTGAGGGCCGTCAATGGAACACATACACTTGCCCTCGCGGCCAAACATCACTCAACACCTCTCATCGTTTGTGCTCCGATGTTCAAGCTCTCACCTCAG tttcCAAATGAGGAAGACACCTTCCATAAATTTGTTTCCCCACACGAAGTCCTCCCTTTCACCGAAG GTGAGATCCTCTCTAAAGTCAACGTACACTGTCCAGTGTTCGACTACGTTCCTCCTGAGCTCATCACTCTCTTCATCTCCAACATTGGAGGACATGCACCCTCATACATTTATCGACTAATGAGTGAGCTTTACCACCCGGAGGACCACGAGCTTTAA
- the drc1 gene encoding dynein regulatory complex protein 1 — MEEVNEEPEMDQQQTSASANENINRRKVAADISEQQRTPLLVSQEYGINLLEVENEVKRSQESFQEFLRDCERFEDKVTCKEQKKLVREQNQLCISIMQDKQEVIEALQEMLRMKDKKYLRNLRKNAEELDLKIKEFEDEVETETKAWKDEVIKAEIDHQQKMAMFSDVMTKEENDLKAYYDNEFKRCIEERKTFIDNVEKEFKLSMQSSYDEKARLTELISKKQALLAEIQRDKGRAVVENVQITKRMEQLKLGEERKQLLSRQQNKERNLKLFYAKQQKEAKGRDRILSEKLKRREEQAERRVELRKKAAIAHARKYKAMEQMIEEDLTQLAERALSIDAEITRRFFPSSCKQPQMASLKLPVPSKAQELVPNISQLQLHTEEEKMGAACSLQADTETPVTEGSGTEWEDGKLPSILQRDEKTQPCRETKPSTHKFHWESLGDVISEDKRRLWRAIEKKRREENAVLLDIRYLQGDNELLKKWNAELKKQVLERFGSIPEVSFQGKREDEKKREDKKK, encoded by the exons ATGGAAGAAGTTAACGAGGAACCAGAAatggatcagcagcaaacttcggcTTCCGCAAATGAAAACATAAACAG AAGAAAAGTCGCAGCTGATATCTCAGAGCAGCAAAGGACACCACTGTTAGTATCTCAAGAATATGG AATCAATCTGCTAGAAGTAGAAAACGAAGTAAAGCGGAGCCAGGAAAGTTTTCAGGAGTTTCTGAGAGACTGTGAAAGATTTGAAGACAAGGTGACTTGTAAGGAGCAGAAGAAATTAGTCCGCGAGCAAAATCAGCTCTGCATCTCAATTATGCAAGACAAGCAGGAGGTCATAGAAGCCCTCCAAGAG ATGCTTAGGATGAAGGATAAAAAATATTTGAGGAACCTGAGGAAGAACGCTGAGGAGCTGGACCTGAAAATTAAGGAATTTGAAGATGAGGTTGAGACAGAAACAAAAGCTTGGAAGGATGAAGTGATCAAAGCTGAG ATAGATCaccaacagaaaatggccatgttTTCTGATGTAATGACTAAGGAGGAGAACGACTTGAAAGCATACTACGACAATGAA TTCAAGAGGTGTATTGAGGAGAGAAAGACATTTATTGACAACGTGGAAAAGGAGTTTAAGCTGAGCATGCAGTCCAGCTATGACGAGAAAGCCCGGCTGACAGAACTTATTTCAAAAAAGCAG GCTCTACTGGCTGAGATTCAACGTGACAAAGGCAGGGCTGTCGTTGAAAACGTCCAAATCACAAAACGCATGGAGCAGCTAAAACTCGGGGAGGAGCGTAAGCAGTTGTTGAGCCG CCAACAGAACAAGGAGAGAAATCTCAAATTATTCTACGCCAAACAGCAGAAAGAGGCAAAAGGGCGTGATCGTATTTTGTCTGAGAAACTCAAACGAAGAGAAGAGCAGGCTGAACGCAGAGTAGAGTTGAGAAA GAAGGCTGCGATCGCTCACGCCAGAAAGTATAAGGCCATGGAGCAAATGATTGAAGAAGATTTGACACAGCTAGCAGAAAGAGCGTTATCTATTGACGCAGAGATCACCAGGCGGTTCTTTCCATCCTCCTGCAAACAGCCTCAAATGGCTTCTTTGAAGCTCCCTGTTCCCAGTAAGGCTCAGGAACTGGTCCCTAACATCAGCCAGCTGCAGTTACACACTGAGGAGGAAAAGATGGGAGCTGCGTGCAGCCTTCAGGCTGACACTGAGACCCCGGTGACTGAAGGCAGTGGTACAGAGTGGGAGGATGGGAAGCTCCCCAGCATCTTGCAGAGAGACGAGAAGACGCAACCGTGCAGAGAAACG AAACCTTCAACCCATAAATTTCACTGGGAGAGTCTGGGGGACGTCATCTCAGAGGACAAACGCAGACTTTGGAGAGCAATAGAGAAAAAACGAAGGGAGGAAAA TGCAGTGCTGTTAGACATCCGTTATCTCCAAGGGGACAATGAGCTTCTGAAAAAgtggaacgcagagctgaagaagCAAGTGCTGGAGCGTTTCGGCTCAATA CCCGAGGTTAGTTTTCAAGGGAAAAGAGAAGATGAGAAGAAAAGAGAAGATAAGAAGAAATAA